The sequence ttttcttctttattcaATCTCACATGTTACTGCCTTCAGGGCATCTTAATAGACATACATATTCCTCCGAGATCCAGGCATAATAGATATTGTATTTCCTTCCATGTAGTTCAAGCAGAGAGGAAACCATATGCCAGTTGAACAAGGGATCGAGTCTCCTTCTGAAGATAATATTGTTGAAGACATAATGGGAAGCACGATCAATTTGTCAGCTCTATGCAGTCTCGTTTGGCTAAGTTACAGGTAACATGAAAGCAGTCCAAGTTGTGATAATGTTGTTGGCTCTTTCCTAATTAGGAATTGGAAAGGCCTctagtttttttctttgctaAATTGTTTTACCCAATTTGCAGGTAGTTCGTAGATACTGGGAAAGAAATGATGTTAAGAACACGATAGGTTCGATGGAGAAGATGGCTGATAATGCTGTAAGTTTCCCTCTATTTCTACTACTAATAGAGTTATTATCCGAGAAAAAGATTAGCAGCTCAAGCAACTCTTcttattcatttttgttttacaGGTTACTGCGGATGTGCTGAGTATAATAACCGAGAGAAATGAGATTATGACACTGGATACTTGTACCTCCCTTCTTCCCATTCTGGCAGCTCTTCTAGCAAGTGACATGGATCAGTAAGCCTTAACAGAGTTGAATCTTTACGAACATAGATACAATACATTTGCGGTTTGCGTTCTAAcgatacaatattttatatttaggcATTTGAACGTTTCCCTGGATTTGCTGCTTAAGCTGGTTAGAATGTACGGGTCACCAATTTACTCATCACTGTCCGCTCCAGCATCTGTTGGTGTGGATATCGAAGCCGAGCAAAGGTTGGCTTGGTTTTTAAACCTTATCTCTGCCATCATGTATCTTAATATCGATAGCATACTCTCATGGAAACATGTTTGACTGCTATGTAGGATTGAGCGCTACAGTCGTTGCTTTGTGGAGCTAGAGAAAGTTAAAGCCTGCCTTCCCTCGCTGTCAAGGTAAAAAACCTCATAATCTAGTGAAACGTGAAGGTTTCATAGTTTTCTCATTAATGATGATGTAACCATCTATGTTGGGCTTTGTGTAGAAGAGGAGGTTTGGTGGCCAAGTCTGTGCTTGAACTCAACTTAGCATTTCAGGAAGTTTCATCATAATCACTCCGAACTCCAGAAAAGCACAGAGCAAAGCCCATCTTCTTAGTGGCATCGTCCCAAGTCCtgtgcttgtttttttttaaatgtggaTTTGGTTCCAAAGGGGagtctaacaaaaaaaaaaactaaagctgATGCTACTCTCTTACTAAGTTAACCAAAAGAGTTTGGAAGGCTATAGATTCACTCCCGAGTTGGCTGCTTCCGGTGGCCACTCCATGACTTTTTATCACCCAGTTACTAATCTTTGTCTTTGCTTTGGGGAAGTGTATTGCTCTAACTATGGTGTGTGTAGAGAGAGCCGTATGGGCTGTGTATTGCTCTCCTAGTTCTTATATGAATACTAAAAATATCTGCTCTTTAGAAATAGACATGTTCAGTGTTCTTCTCTCAACTCagcaatagatttttttttttaatggttctTGGATTTGATCTACTGTCATCAATCATATGTTCTACGTTCTTAATTTATGAGCCTGCCATCAGTTTGTGACCAATCAAAGGGATTTAATTCAAATCCTAAATGAGTGACTAAAACTTCTTCAATTTTGAAGAGAGAGTTCTTAACTATAACCACCATTAATGCAATCTGTTACATTTGATGATCACCGAGAAATATTTTACTGCAATTATTTAAAACTAAGGTAGGTAAAGAGGCCAAATAAAAATGTACAACATCTATagataagatgaagaagaaagaataaCTTATGGAAACTTAAAAGacataataaaacaaaacatggaAGAGAAAGGACAGACTCTAGAAACTGCAATGAACCAAACAGACTAGAGATTACTTGAGGAAACGAAATTGCCAAAACGATGTAACGGAATTGTCACCAACTacctaataaaaacaaaacaatttatttcaacattttttttgttctgatatagttttagaaaaaatgGAGAAAATGAAAATGACAGTGAAGAGTAGTAGCAAATCCCATGCCTCTGCTCTGAGCTACGTTAAGAGACAACGACCATACAGTCTTTTTTTTGCTGTACAACTTACTCTTCTTCACATTCTAAAGATCCTCCCCTTATTTTCCGAGGCCAAAACTGGTCACTTTCTTTTGTCTCTTTTGTAGATTTAGATTCTCTTCTTGGATCTTTATTCTTATATATCGACCAGAAAATCTAAGCTTGGTTAATTATCTCGAATGTACTTCTCTTGATTATTAACACATACGATTGGTGAGACCAAAACTACATCCATTTAATTAGTCTTTCTTTGGGTCAAGACGTAAATTATCTTTACCGGCGACTCAAGATGCATGTATATGTGTAATGGATGGATGAAGTAGATGTGTAATGACTCAAGGTTTACATTATGGCGAACACTCTTATATGTCAATAATAAACTCCCACCTTTGCTACAGTGTCTGGTGAAACTGTATAGTCTAAGCAATAAAACATATGCATGTGATGATGCCAACAAATTAATCACATGATATGTAGCCATGAAGTAAATattgaagaaaacaaaattcgAACAAAAAAGTCacaaattaattaacaaaaactaaacaatgtaatataacaaaaaaaaaatcgaaaatttaAATGCAAAACAACAATTTGTAATCTCAGGTTAATTATGTGAGAGTCGGTTGGTtaaaaagtatataactatAGTGTTTTTAGATATCAAGAGAGTATTGTAGTCTGAGATGGTTGTGCAGCTGATAATAAATAGTTGGTCTGGTCGCATGGAACTATTTAACTACAAGCAAATTTTACCCACTCTTCTATATGATTGCCTACTTCTTATCGCCGATTTTTAACTACAAGCAAATTTTACCCACTCTTCTATATGATTGCCTACTTCTTATCGCCGATTTTTACTGTTTGGTGGATTACTGTTAGAcggttaaaaaataaatacaaacatCAGAAgattatttatagataaaaggTGTACACGTGTAAAtgtataatcaaaatatatctaaaattaaaaattgagaGGTCAACATCAATGCTTCTCCTTGGTACAACTCTACAAACAAAGACAGAGATACTGCTTTTATAAGTAGTCTTCCTTCTCCACAACTGACTTTATTCACTTCACACTCTTTTAGCTTtgcagctctctctctctctctctctcatttctcaCTTTCTACCAAAAAGGAGGAAAGCAGAAGAAAAATGGGATGCATAATGGTAATGGAGCTagggaagaaggagaagaagctaaTGAGAAGTATTTTATGGAGAATCAGAAGAGAGattaagaagatgaagaagaagatgaaatccCCAAGAGACAAGAACAAGAAGCAGACAAGTTTCAACTACGATCCTCTTAGCTATTCTCTTAACTTTGATTCTCTTTAAACCTAAAATATGTCTTGTTGCTgtttgtttatttcaaaatcaGTTTGTGCGATATAATGTATGTTTCTAATGCCATGTCTGTTGTCTATGCTACTATGTATTAGCCTATCGGGTTATTATTAACAGCTTTTTAAGTTGATTATCTTCCACAAAGCTAATATTTAACGTGAGATATCACTAATATCTATCgttttaaaaagaagaaaatagttTTGTAGTTTGAATTTAGTTATAGTTCTATAAAATCTTCTTTCTTGCAGATAGAGGTAAAAAGTTAGTCTATAATCTCCCAATGATATCATACACTGTAGAAAAcacagaagagagagagagagagagagactacaACTAATCACCTATCTAATCATTTTGACGCAAGATTCTTTTAATCAgtagataatatatattatatactgtGAAAATGAAGAGAAAGTTAAGATGATGAAACCTTTAGATATTCCGCAAACCCAATCAtaacttggatttataaatttttactaTAATCGGCTTCCTAGTCTTAAGTATttaaatgtgtatatatttgttttactaTAAAGTCTTAAAACTAtacacaaaaagaaaaggaagattTGAAAGATGGAGAGAGAAGGATGTGAGATTCTCTGAGAGGAGGGGCACAGGAAGCAAGAAGTGAGTGAGGGTAAATTCACCTTCCCAtcaccctaaaaccctaaaagtCTTTTCAGCTCTGCAACACCCCCACATGcctatatctctctctctctattcccTAGCCTTTCTGAATCTCTTAACTTTTACCGTTAGGCACCCACTGTCCCGTAATTTTACTATTATCTTAATCACAATTACTTTGGATGAGTCCTTGCATAAAAAAAACTCTTCCATCTGAAGTGTATTCGGGGTCTTTCGCCTGAACATGCAAGGCATCAGATGAAAATTATATTCCtctctatatattttcttgGGAGTTAACTTATATACACTTTATATTGGGCCGGAccattattttgtttcatgctaATTAGTCAAGGACCATTTGAATATACTTTATTAATGGGCATACTGGAATATCTAGCTATAAATGGGCCATACGGCCCAAATAACTTAAACcgaaaaaccctaataaataaacaaagaaatCGAGGCCGCGAAGATACGGGGATGATAGGTGTTGGCTGAGTGTGAATGCTCTACACAGTCTCTAGAGCAATAAAATCAAAGTAATCAGgctttattaataaaaactaaagttagagcctaaaatatttaaaagaaaatataatggaTCTAGAAATCAATTTTTCTACAATGCTTTTAAACCtacaacaataaaatttaaagttaaagcCACAAAATCTACCGCTTAAATCTTAAAGCAAACAACCGAAAGCTACAGCCTCTACCAATCAAACCCGTACTCACATCGGACGACAGCAGAAAGCGAATCTAGACCGTTTATTATCATCGCGTATGCAAAACGAACGGTGGATTAGATCAACAgctaataaaaaaaggaaatcgCGGGAGTATATAAGCGCCACAAAACAAGTTTCGTTTCTGAAACTTTCTCATCGATTCGATTCCTCGGAGAGATTTGTTATCCTAACTTCCGATCGAGATAAGAAAGAGATGACCAACAGCAACAACACCTTACTTCGCCCCAAATTCGTCAGCTCTTTCGCTATATGGTTACTCTCTCAATCTACGATCTAATTTTGATTCGGATTTTACGTTTCGATCGAAGGTTTGGTTgttttagtttagggtttaggtttctcacaatttttagtttaatatttaaacgATTACAGTGAAGGATGCAACGAGAAAGTAACTGTTAAGTATAAATATATGCACAAGTGCAACCTCGACGCCAAAATCGGTAAATCTAATCTCTTTCGTTTTCCTCGCGTTTGCGTTTCTCATCGATCGTCTCTTTAatcgcttttttttttattgcgtCTCTAATGAATCAGGAACTGAGGCTAAGAAGAAACCTCCTACCgccttttattttttcatgtaAATATTCTATCTTTTGATCACTTTTGTCTTCTCcttttataatgaaaaaaaagctgatttatttttttttcttttcggctTTTGCAGGAATGATTTCCGCGAAACTTACGAAGAAGAGAATCGATATGTTAACCTTAAGGATGTAAGACTGTACAACCCGAGCTTGTTGCATTCACTGGTTTTACAACATGACTATGCTGTTTTAGGTTCCAAAGCTTGGTGGTGAAATGTGGAAGTCTTTCCCTGAGGACGTGAGTCCTTTTTCCTGAGGAGTTTCATGTTGCCTATTTGCTTATTTATTATCTTCTTactctctgtttttttgttccttGGTCCTTTTTTTAGGAGAAGAATGTTTATAGGGATAAAGCTGCTCAACTTATGGAAGAATATAACAAGTCGCTTGAGAGCGACGATGCTGATGATGTAGTATGTGTTTCTTTGCTTAAATGGTTTTGTCTTTCCTTATTTACATGGACTCTCGATTTCTAAGATGATGATATTGtgacttttttttcttggaGGAGGATGAGGAGAAGGAAGTTGATAACAAAGGAGATGCACCAAATGGTTGTCGAAACGGTAGAGGTAGAGGTAGAGGTAGAGGAAGACTTGTTCGGGGAGGTCGTGGTCGGTGAAGTGCGTTTGGCTAATAAGCATACATTGTCGATCAGGTCTTACCAAATACTTTTAATTCGGGCTGTTTCTATGCTTTTAATCAGAAGCTGTT is a genomic window of Brassica napus cultivar Da-Ae chromosome C7 unlocalized genomic scaffold, Da-Ae chrC07_Random_17, whole genome shotgun sequence containing:
- the LOC125594974 gene encoding katanin p80 WD40 repeat-containing subunit B1 homolog KTN80.4-like; translated protein: MQSRLAKLQVVRRYWERNDVKNTIGSMEKMADNAVTADVLSIITERNEIMTLDTCTSLLPILAALLASDMDQHLNVSLDLLLKLVRMYGSPIYSSLSAPASVGVDIEAEQRIERYSRCFVELEKVKACLPSLSRRGGLVAKSVLELNLAFQEVSS
- the LOC125594973 gene encoding high mobility group B protein 7-like isoform X2 is translated as MQNERWIRSTANKKRKSREYISATKQVSFLKLSHRFDSSERFVILTSDRDKKEMTNSNNTLLRPKFVSSFAICEGCNEKVTVKYKYMHKCNLDAKIGTEAKKKPPTAFYFFMNDFRETYEEENRYVNLKDVPKLGGEMWKSFPEDEKNVYRDKAAQLMEEYNKSLESDDADDVDEEKEVDNKGDAPNGCRNGRGRGRGRGRLVRGGRGR
- the LOC125594973 gene encoding high mobility group B protein 7-like isoform X1, whose amino-acid sequence is MTNSNNTLLRPKFVSSFAICEGCNEKVTVKYKYMHKCNLDAKIGTEAKKKPPTAFYFFMNDFRETYEEENRYVNLKDVPKLGGEMWKSFPEDEKNVYRDKAAQLMEEYNKSLESDDADDVEDEEKEVDNKGDAPNGCRNGRGRGRGRGRLVRGGRGR